In the genome of Schistocerca gregaria isolate iqSchGreg1 chromosome 11, iqSchGreg1.2, whole genome shotgun sequence, one region contains:
- the LOC126294967 gene encoding uncharacterized protein LOC126294967 — METSRGENSERMEEHNEGEECEAARGRVISKTERKKRKLEEANQKTEIINGGAKKLKTSTDEAAAPVLQKHRLKEVDSSASVTKEASKTGSVGTDREVEVKEEMFVSMKLAVVLEGFPDVKMTEEQAEVVETVLVKSINLSDQGEPIQFSATNYENGGLVFTCVNRATQAWLQSTAQRIVPWPGARLLVAQAETTLKGSRLILWVDEGMGLNKKTYKQIVELFEKQNKNISTAKWKILKREAEVDKRKRVTLWVDDKSFEHLKARNFKLFLGLSQAKFILMSEWRKLNTQLRRELKFADSDSRTSDRRVSRTSDRRVSRTSDRRVSRTSDRRVSRTSDRRVSRTSDRRVSRTSDRRMSHTSDRRVSSDRQEPRASDRQEPRASDRQEPRASDHRDSRASHRQEPRALDYLKSSASGHHKPRASGHHEPRASGHHEPRASDHREPRASDHREPRASDHREPRASDHREPRVSDHREPRATDHREHHVLDRHERRASDGHERHASDDHERRGSDRHEPRGSDRHEPRGSGRHEPRASDRPEPRTSVRREPRISALLEHRVSGCLEPRTSGRLEPRTTDLQEYRASDLWSHASDSRWSHASDFLWAPPSDHLEPRTLGRLGSRALAHLEPRPKDHLEPPSMDLMPCFSERLGPLAAQRLQIRASDQLEPRHVDHLLSSSSDRLGSHNLRLESCIADHTEPRAADRMAPRSLIRRGSPSLDSVIPGASFLRRSPASDRVAPRTLFHRGSPAVGHVKSPTSDNRRPTTSDRQKAHSLDRQMVCSSDRQMARSMGRLVARSSDRQVARSSDCRVARSLERQVDRSMADRRLARTSADRRPAKTSAVRQLARTSADRRLAPTSADRQLARTSVDCRLARTSADRRLARTSADRRLARTSADRRLARYSADRRLARYSADRRLARYSADRRLARSLADRRLARSSADRRLAPSSADRRLAPSSADRRLARSSADRRLARSSADRRLARSSADRRLARSSADRRLARSSADRRLARSSADRRLARSSADRRLARSSADRRLARSSADRRLARSSADRRLARTSADRRLARSSADRRLARSSADRRLARSSADRRLARSSADRRLARSSAERRLARSSAERRLARSSADRRGSFVHQGPSTLDHREPSASSRWEPRASECAQPRDTDRFDPRASERLVLRNSDRFDPRVSECPLSRTSDRFDPRASERLLARTSDRLKQHTSDRPELRTPAHQELRTSDRRDPRGSDSREPRGSDSREPRGSDSREPRDSDSREPRGSDHREGRVSDRREPGTSDRRLPRESDYSVPDQSRLRKRMSVLSDPLSPKRTRYTASYLMPSFDSRQMTPSRDKSENSRFKDSDQLLSRDSRFRGSGESPIQESRFRGSDLWMRRQI, encoded by the coding sequence ATGGAAACATCGAGAGGTGAGAATTCTGAACGGATGGAAGAACACAATGAGGGAGAAGAATGTGAGGCAGCAAGGGGAAGAGTGATATCAAAAACTGAACGAAAGAAGCGGAAACTAGAGGAAGCTAACCAAAAGACTGAAATTATTAACGGGGGtgctaaaaaattaaaaactagtaCTGACGAAGCAGCAGCACCTGTACTGCAAAAACACAGATTGAAAGAAGTAGATTCTAGTGCTTCTGTAACTAAAGAGGCCAGCAAAACCGGAAGTGTCGGTACTGATCGAGAAGTGGAAGTGAAGGAGGAAATGTTTGTCTCAATGAAGCTGGCTGTTGTACTCGAAGGTTTTCCAGATGTCAAGATGACGGAGGAGCAGGCGGAAGTGGTAGAGACTGTGCTTGTGAAGAGCATTAACTTGTCTGACCAGGGGGAACCTATCCAGTTTTCTGCAACAAACTATGAGAATGGAGGCTTGGTGTTCACTTGTGTGAACAGGGCGACACAAGCATGGCTTCAAAGTACTGCTCAAAGGATTGTTCCGTGGCCGGGAGCCAGACTACTGGTTGCTCAGGCGGAGACCACATTGAAAGGTTCCAGGTTGATTTTGTGGGTGGACGAGGGAATGGGGCTGAATAAGAAAACTTACAAGCAGATTGTGGAAttgtttgagaagcaaaataaaaatatctctACTGCCAAGTGGAAAATCCTcaagagagaggcagaggtagacAAAAGGAAAAGGGTGACTCTTTGGGTCGATGACAAATCTTTTGAGCATTTGAAGGCAAGGAATTTCAAATTATTCCTTGGCTTATCACAAGCTAAATTCATCCTGATGTCGGAATGGAGGAAGCTGAATACGCAACTGCGCCGTGAACTCAAATTTGCCGATAGTGACTCTCGCACTTCAGACCGTCGGGTGTCGCGCACTTCAGACCGCCGCGTGTCTCGCACCTCAGACCGCCGCGTGTCCCGCACCTCAGACCGCCGCGTGTCCCGCACTTCAGACCGCCGCGTGTCCCGCACTTCAGACCGCCGCGTGTCCCGCACTTCAGACCGCCGGATGTCCCACACTTCAGACCGTCGGGTGTCTTCGGACCGTCAGGAGCCTCGCGCTTCGGACCGTCAGGAGCCTCGCGCTTCGGACCGTCAGGAGCCTCGCGCTTCAGACCATCGTGACTCTCGTGCTTCACACCGTCAAGAGCCTCGTGCTTTAGATTACCTCAAATCTAGTGCTTCGGGCCATCACAAACCTCGTGCTTCGGGCCATCACGAACCTCGTGCTTCGGGCCATCACGAACCTCGTGCTTCGGACCATCGTGAGCCTCGTGCTTCGGACCATCGTGAGCCTCGTGCTTCGGACCATCGTGAGCCTCGTGCTTCGGACCATCGTGAGCCTCGTGTTTCGGACCATCGTGAGCCTCGTGCTACGGACCATCGTGAGCATCATGTTTTGGACCGCCACGAGCGTCGCGCTTCTGACGGCCACGAGCGTCATGCTTCTGACGACCACGAGCGCCGCGGTTCGGACCGGCACGAGCCTCGCGGTTCGGACCGGCACGAGCCTCGCGGTTCGGGCCGCCACGAGCCTCGCGCCTCGGACCGTCCAGAGCCTCGCACTTCTGTCCGTCGGGAGCCTCGCATTTCAGCCCTCCTGGAGCACCGAGTGTCAGGCTGCCTGGAGCCCCGCACCTCTGGCCGCCTGGAGCCCCGTACCACCGACCTACAAGAATATCGTGCTTCTGACCTGTGGTCTCATGCTTCGGACTCTCGGTGGTCTCATGCCTCAGACTTCCTGTGGGCTCCCCCTTCCGACCATCTGGAGCCCCGCACGTTGGGTCGTCTGGGGTCCCGCGCCTTGGCTCATCTGGAGCCCCGCCCTAAGGACCATCTGGAGCCCCCCTCTATGGACCTAATGCCCTGCTTTTCAGAGCGTTTGGGTCCCCTTGCTGCCCAACGTTTGCAGATCCGTGCTTCAGACCAGCTTGAGCCCCGCCACGTGGACCATCTGCTGTCCAGCAGTTCAGACCGTCTCGGCTCCCATAATTTACGTTTGGAATCCTGCATTGCAGACCACACTGAGCCTCGTGCTGCGGATCGTATGGCGCCCCGTTCGCTCATCCGTCGGGGCTCGCCTTCTTTGGACAGTGTCATACCGGGTGCCTCGTTCCTCAGGAGGTCTCCTGCTTCAGACCGTGTGGCACCCCGTACCTTGTTCCATCGGGGGTCTCCTGCTGTGGGCCATGTGAAGTCCCCCACTTCAGACAATCGAAGACCCACTACTTCAGACCGTCAAAAGGCCCACTCTTTGGACCGTCAAATGGTGTGCTCTTCTGACCGTCAGATGGCACGCTCTATGGGCCGACTGGTGGCCAGGTCTTCGGACCGCCAGGTGGCCAGGTCTTCAGACTGCCGGGTGGCCAGGTCTTTGGAGCGACAGGTGGACCGATCTATGGCGGACCGCCGGCTGGCCCGCACTTCGGCCGACCGACGGCCTGCCAAGACTTCGGCGGTCCGCCAACTAGCCCGCACTTCGGCGGACCGCCGGCTGGCCCCAACTTCGGCGGACCGTCAGCTAGCTCGCACTTCGGTAGACTGCCGGCTGGCTCGCACTTCGGCGGACCGCCGGCTGGCTCGCACTTCGGCGGACCGCCGGCTGGCTCGCACTTCGGCGGACCGCCGGCTGGCCCGCTATTCGGCGGACCGCCGGCTGGCCCGCTATTCGGCGGACCGCCGCCTGGCCCGCTATTCGGCGGACCGCCGCCTGGCCCGCTCTTTGGCGGACCGCCGCCTGGCCCGCTCTTCGGCGGACCGCCGCCTGGCCCCCTCTTCGGCGGACCGCCGCCTGGCCCCCTCTTCGGCGGACCGCCGCCTGGCCCGCTCTTCGGCGGACCGCCGCCTGGCCCGCTCTTCGGCGGACCGCCGCCTGGCCCGCTCTTCGGCGGACCGCCGCCTGGCCCGCTCTTCGGCGGACCGCCGCCTGGCCCGCTCTTCGGCGGACCGCCGCCTGGCCCGCTCTTCGGCGGACCGCCGCCTGGCCCGCTCTTCGGCGGACCGCCGCCTGGCCCGCTCTTCGGCGGACCGCCGCCTGGCCCGCTCTTCGGCGGACCGCCGCCTGGCCCGCTCTTCGGCGGACCGCCGCCTGGCCCGAACTTCGGCGGACCGCCGCCTGGCCCGCTCTTCGGCGGACCGCCGCCTGGCCCGCTCTTCGGCGGACCGCCGCCTGGCCCGCTCTTCGGCGGACCGCCGCCTGGCCCGCTCTTCGGCGGACCGCCGCCTGGCCCGCTCTTCGGCGGAACGCCGCCTGGCCCGCTCTTCGGCGGAACGCCGCCTGGCCCGCTCTTCGGCGGACCGTCGTGGGTCCTTCGTCCATCAGGGGCCTTCCACTTTGGACCATCGGGAGCCTTCTGCTTCTTCACGCTGGGAGCCCCGTGCTTCAGAATGTGCGCAACCTCGTGATACAGACCGTTTTGATCCCCGTGCTTCAGAACGCCTGGTGCTCCGTAATTCCGACCGTTTTGATCCCCGTGTTTCTGAATGCCCACTGTCGCGCACTTCGGACCGTTTTGATCCTCGCGCCTCAGAACGCCTTCTGGCCCGCACTTCAGACCGTCTCAAGCAGCACACTTCTGATCGTCCTGAGCTCCGCACTCCTGCCCATCAGGAGCTCCGCACGTCTGACCGTCGGGATCCCCGCGGTTCTGACAGTCGGGAGCCCCGCGGTTCTGACAGTCGGGAGCCCCGCGGTTCTGACAGTCGGGAGCCCCGTGATTCTGACAGTCGGGAGCCCCGCGGTTCTGACCATCGGGAAGGCCGTGTTTCTGACCGTCGAGAGCCCGGCACTTCTGACCGTCGGTTGCCTCGAGAGAGTGATTACAGTGTCCCAGATCAATCTCGGCTTCGTAAGAGAATGTCTGTACTTTCGGATCCCCTTTCACCTAAAAGGACGAGGTATACAGCTTCGTATTTGATGCCATCTTTTGATTCCAGGCAGATGACTCCAAGCCGTGATAAGTCTGAGAACTCGAGGTTCAAAGATTCAGATCAACTATTATCTCGTGACTCAAGATTCAGAGGCTCGGGTGAGTCGCCTATCCAGGAATCCAGGTTTAGAGGTTCAGATCTCTGGATGAGAAGACAGATTTGA